AGATCCGTCGATACCAGATGAGCGTGGTAGATATCGTCCTGATATGCAATATCGCTGTGCAGCACTTGCAAAAATGGGAGCTGTCGTTTTTAATTATGATATGTATTCTTATGGAGAGTCGGTTTTGCAAAGCGGAAATAAATCTTATCACAAAACAGGATTTGCATTGGCAATCCAAACCTGGAATAGTATCCGCGTAGTTGACTTTTTGACTTCTCTGCAAAGCGTGGATAAAAGCAGGATTGGGATAACCGGAGCTTCGGGAGGAGGAACGCAAACTTTTATAGCCACAGCCTTAGACGATAGAATAACGGCGAGTTGTCCAGTTGTTATGGTTTCTTCAAGTTTTTATGGTGGGTGTAATTGCGAAAGCGGTTTACCTATTCATACCAGTTGCGGTACTAATAATGCTGAAATTACTGCAATGGCTGCTCCCAGACCACAAATGGTGATTTCGGACGGTAACGATTGGACTAAGACAGTACCAACTATCGAATATCCATATTTGAAAAAGATATACGCTTTTTATTCAAAAGATAAGCTTGTTCAAAATGTGCATTTGCCGGAAGACAATCACGATTATGGTTTTAGTAAACGTGTACCCATGTATCAGTTTTTTGCCAACCAATTCAATTTGGATCTAAAGGCTATCAGCGACAAAAAAGGGAATATTGACGAATCTGGCATTAATATCGAAAAAAGTGATCAGCAATTGGTATTTGCGAATCCGTCTGATATACCTGTAAATATGTTGAGAAAACACGACGACATTGTTAAATCATTTCAAAAATATCATAACCGAAAGCCTTAATATTATTTAGAGCATGGAAAGAAGGAAATTTATTAAAAATGCAGTTCTGGCATCAGCAGGAACAGCTTTACTCCCGGAATTAGTTCAGGCAAAAACAGCGAGTAGCAAAGCGCTTATAAAAGATGGAAAAATATTAAATGCGTATTATTTCAGGGCACATACTTATACTATCGTTCCCCGCCAGGTTAAAGAGGATCTGAAATGGATGGCAGATTTGGGGACAAATGTGGTTTCTGTAGCCGTTTTAGAACAGGACCTTTTTGCTGCGGTAGAAAACATCCAGATTATCTGCAACGAGGCAAACAAATTAGGTATGAAAGTTTTTGCGGTACCATCAAGATGGGGCGGTATGTTTGCAGGTGCTCCGAAAGTACCCAGCTTATTTTCTGTTAAAAATCCACGAACATGGGTCCTTAATAAAGATGGTAAACCGCTTACCAATAGTATATCAGGAGTAATTAGCAGTATTCATTACCCGGAAACTAAAGAGTTTTTCATTGAGTATTTGGATAATGTGTTTAAAACCTGGGATATTGGCGGGATTATCTGGGATGAACCGAAATCATTTATCAAGGATTATTCAAAGAAAGCAATTGAAAATTTAGGGCCAAATGCAGATTTGCAGGCTCATGTTAAAGCAACTATAGATTTTTATTCGCAAATCAATAAACACATCAAAACAAATTATCCTAAAATCCAAACTTCAATGTTTGCTTATTCCAATTTATCAGACATGATAGTAAAAGAAGCCGCTCAGACACAATACCTGGATTATTATGGTTGTGATGGACGTCCATGGAGGAATGAAGATGGTGGCCAACAGGAAGGAGACGGTAAAGTGCTTTTGGGAATAGGTGAACGTTATTTAAAAGAAGCTAAAAACGCAGGGAAAAAAGGACTTTGGCTTATAGAAAACCACAATATGCAAATGACCGATGTAAAGTTAATGGACAAAAGGATGCAGGAGGTTTTGAGTAAGGATATAGATCAGCTGATATACTATTACTATCCAAGAAATATAGAA
This genomic interval from Pseudopedobacter saltans DSM 12145 contains the following:
- a CDS encoding alpha/beta hydrolase family protein, yielding MKFSFLTIIVVLFASYAKLVTAQSADEVYRQDLKKVLNEIERKYQVKLLYEEKNIKGKMVDYADWRYRKDISSTLDNVLLPLDMVWKAKGNGTYEIGKYEYFRKEFEEGKANLDKLLSFYPDQNSWEKRKSEIKDSILKVLGINPNASRKDLKVITTSRRIKDGYSVENVAIESFPGYYITGSLYKPLKKGQHPAILNPHGHFYNKIDPSIPDERGRYRPDMQYRCAALAKMGAVVFNYDMYSYGESVLQSGNKSYHKTGFALAIQTWNSIRVVDFLTSLQSVDKSRIGITGASGGGTQTFIATALDDRITASCPVVMVSSSFYGGCNCESGLPIHTSCGTNNAEITAMAAPRPQMVISDGNDWTKTVPTIEYPYLKKIYAFYSKDKLVQNVHLPEDNHDYGFSKRVPMYQFFANQFNLDLKAISDKKGNIDESGINIEKSDQQLVFANPSDIPVNMLRKHDDIVKSFQKYHNRKP